A window from Listeria seeligeri serovar 1/2b str. SLCC3954 encodes these proteins:
- a CDS encoding alpha/beta hydrolase, with the protein MKITPPQPFLFEKGPRAVLLLHGFTGSSADVRILGRFLQENNYTCYAPQYRGHGVSPDLLLQTGPKDWWEDVLAAYDHLKSLGYNEIAVAGLSLGALFSLKLGFSKPLKGIIAMSTPTRMDSSSPIIQGFLDYVRNYKKLEGKNPEQIESEMLAYADAPMNTIAKLKEEINGVAAEIDMIYAPIMVVQGEKDDMVDVSGAQLIYDTVESTKKELHWFKNSGHVITLDKERKEVNQAILTFLDGLDWQE; encoded by the coding sequence ATGAAAATAACACCACCACAACCATTTTTATTCGAAAAAGGTCCACGAGCAGTATTACTTCTACACGGGTTTACAGGTAGCTCAGCGGATGTGAGAATTCTAGGTAGGTTTTTACAAGAAAATAATTATACATGCTATGCGCCTCAATATAGGGGGCACGGCGTATCACCAGATTTATTATTACAAACAGGACCCAAAGACTGGTGGGAAGACGTTCTTGCAGCATACGACCATTTAAAGTCACTTGGCTATAATGAAATAGCTGTTGCAGGACTTTCACTAGGGGCACTTTTTTCATTAAAATTAGGTTTTTCTAAGCCGTTAAAGGGAATTATAGCCATGAGCACTCCAACAAGAATGGATAGCTCCTCCCCGATAATCCAAGGCTTTTTAGATTACGTTCGCAATTATAAGAAATTAGAAGGTAAAAATCCTGAACAAATTGAAAGTGAAATGTTGGCTTACGCTGACGCACCAATGAATACAATCGCCAAGTTAAAAGAAGAAATAAATGGCGTGGCTGCTGAAATTGATATGATTTATGCTCCAATCATGGTTGTCCAAGGAGAAAAAGATGATATGGTTGATGTAAGCGGAGCGCAGTTGATTTATGATACAGTAGAGTCAACAAAAAAAGAATTACATTGGTTTAAAAATTCTGGTCATGTAATAACATTAGACAAAGAACGAAAAGAAGTAAATCAAGCAATTTTGACCTTTTTAGATGGTCTAGACTGGCAAGAATAA
- the secG gene encoding preprotein translocase subunit SecG, which yields MSTVLTVLLIIVSVLLITVIILQPGKSAGLSGAISGGAEQLFGKQKARGLELILHRTTIVLSVVFFVILIALAYFVQ from the coding sequence ATGAGTACAGTTTTAACGGTCTTACTCATCATCGTATCAGTACTGTTAATCACAGTGATTATACTTCAACCAGGTAAAAGTGCTGGCTTATCCGGTGCCATCTCTGGTGGAGCTGAGCAATTATTCGGTAAGCAAAAAGCAAGAGGACTAGAACTTATTTTACACCGTACAACCATCGTTCTATCCGTTGTTTTCTTCGTAATACTAATTGCACTGGCATACTTTGTACAGTAA
- a CDS encoding alpha/beta hydrolase yields MSADRSFTLKAGNRAVLLLHGFAGTTEDVRELGEILAENGYTVHAPNFRGHGDEPAIFLKTTPEMWYEDAVAGYRQLEKDGYNEIAIVGVAMGGVFALKMAESFSPKAIVPLCANVNRKMRYIPIENYLTKQLKKQGIVEQEADNMLKNYLPEIDIMTEARASFYKNVAKDIEKIHVPTMIGQGCQDEEIDADNANYIFKHIHTDDKQLCFYAGSGHDIVNDCEKDILEEDLIYFLDDLVWLEEKVI; encoded by the coding sequence ATGAGTGCGGATCGTAGCTTTACGTTAAAAGCGGGAAATCGTGCTGTTTTGCTCTTGCATGGCTTTGCAGGGACTACAGAAGACGTAAGAGAACTTGGAGAAATTCTAGCAGAAAATGGGTACACAGTACATGCGCCAAATTTTAGGGGGCACGGGGATGAACCTGCTATTTTCTTGAAAACAACACCGGAAATGTGGTATGAAGATGCGGTGGCTGGATATCGTCAACTTGAAAAAGATGGATATAATGAAATTGCAATTGTCGGAGTAGCTATGGGTGGTGTTTTTGCACTCAAAATGGCAGAATCATTTTCACCAAAAGCAATTGTTCCACTATGTGCCAATGTGAACCGCAAAATGCGTTATATTCCAATCGAAAACTATTTAACTAAACAATTAAAGAAACAAGGTATAGTAGAACAAGAAGCCGACAATATGTTGAAAAACTACCTTCCTGAGATTGATATCATGACGGAAGCACGTGCTAGTTTTTACAAAAATGTTGCAAAAGATATCGAGAAAATTCACGTTCCAACTATGATTGGGCAGGGCTGCCAAGATGAAGAAATCGATGCAGATAACGCCAATTATATTTTCAAACACATTCACACAGATGATAAACAATTGTGTTTCTATGCAGGTTCAGGTCATGATATCGTCAATGACTGCGAAAAAGATATTTTAGAAGAAGACTTAATCTACTTCTTAGACGATTTGGTTTGGCTCGAGGAAAAAGTTATTTAA
- a CDS encoding alpha/beta fold hydrolase — protein MIAEINGINLFYQIIGTGEPVLLIHGNGQSHRSLKRIIDDLSIDHQVIAVDSRAHGKSDAGDMPLDFEIMALDMLSLLDFLKIDKYKVVGYSDGGIVALVMGKMQPNRQIASVVIGTNYHVNQIRFLPDLFCRVAYGAALLIAPFSRFFERMKQQLALTIYHPHMSETDLQKISAPLLAVVGEYDLISSKDTKKMVHSVQRGKMAIVRNGLHYLPRQKPKQLLQLIHNFFTNLSAEIHK, from the coding sequence ATGATTGCAGAAATCAATGGAATTAATTTGTTTTATCAAATTATTGGGACTGGCGAACCAGTTCTGCTTATTCATGGCAATGGTCAAAGCCACCGTTCCTTAAAGCGAATTATTGATGATTTATCAATTGATCATCAAGTAATTGCTGTAGATAGTCGTGCCCACGGAAAAAGTGATGCAGGCGATATGCCACTTGATTTCGAAATAATGGCACTTGATATGCTTTCATTACTCGACTTTTTAAAAATTGATAAATACAAAGTAGTTGGTTATAGCGACGGTGGTATCGTTGCTTTGGTTATGGGGAAAATGCAGCCGAATCGACAAATCGCCTCTGTAGTGATTGGGACAAATTATCATGTAAACCAAATTCGGTTTTTACCAGATTTATTTTGTCGAGTTGCTTATGGAGCCGCGCTTCTTATAGCCCCATTTAGTCGTTTTTTTGAACGGATGAAACAGCAACTTGCGCTAACAATTTATCATCCGCATATGTCTGAAACAGATCTGCAAAAAATTAGCGCGCCACTTTTAGCTGTGGTTGGTGAATACGATTTGATATCTTCTAAAGACACAAAGAAAATGGTGCATTCGGTTCAGCGTGGCAAAATGGCAATTGTAAGGAACGGTCTTCATTATTTACCAAGACAAAAACCAAAACAATTATTACAGTTAATTCATAATTTCTTTACCAATTTAAGCGCAGAAATTCACAAATAA
- the eno gene encoding phosphopyruvate hydratase, which translates to MSIITEVYAREVLDSRGNPTVEVEVYTEAGAFGRALVPSGASTGEYEAVELRDGDKARYLGKGVLKAVENVNDIIADKIIGFDVTDQIGIDKAMIELDGTPNKGKLGANAILGVSLAAARAAADELGVHLYEYLGGVNGKVLPVPMMNILNGGEHADNNVDVQEFMVMPVGAPNFKEALRMGAEILHALKAVLKGKGLNTGVGDEGGFAPNLKSNEEALETIMQAIKDAGYKPGEEVKLAMDAASSEFYNRETGKYELKGEGVTRTSEEMVTWYEEMITKYPIISIEDGLDENDWDGFKLLTERIGDRVQLVGDDLFVTNTTKLKEGIEKGIANSILIKVNQIGTLTETLDAIEMAKRAGYTAVVSHRSGETEDSTIADIAVATNAGQIKTGAPTRTDRVAKYNQLLRIEDNLADLAEYHGNDTFYNLKK; encoded by the coding sequence ATGTCTATTATTACTGAAGTTTATGCTCGCGAAGTCTTAGATTCCCGCGGTAACCCAACTGTTGAGGTTGAAGTTTATACTGAAGCTGGTGCGTTTGGTCGCGCTTTAGTTCCAAGTGGTGCTTCAACTGGTGAATACGAAGCTGTAGAATTACGCGATGGCGACAAAGCTCGTTACCTTGGAAAAGGTGTTTTAAAAGCTGTTGAAAACGTAAACGACATTATTGCTGACAAAATTATCGGTTTTGACGTAACTGACCAAATCGGAATTGACAAAGCAATGATCGAACTTGATGGTACACCTAACAAAGGTAAATTAGGTGCTAACGCTATTCTTGGTGTTTCTTTAGCTGCTGCTCGTGCTGCTGCTGACGAATTAGGCGTACATTTATATGAATATCTTGGTGGAGTGAACGGTAAAGTTCTTCCAGTTCCAATGATGAACATCCTTAACGGCGGAGAACATGCTGATAACAATGTCGACGTTCAAGAATTCATGGTAATGCCTGTTGGCGCTCCTAACTTTAAAGAAGCATTACGTATGGGTGCTGAAATTCTGCACGCACTTAAAGCTGTTCTTAAAGGTAAAGGCTTAAACACTGGTGTTGGTGATGAAGGTGGATTCGCTCCAAACCTTAAATCCAATGAAGAAGCGCTTGAAACAATCATGCAAGCAATTAAAGATGCTGGTTACAAACCTGGCGAAGAAGTTAAACTTGCGATGGATGCTGCATCAAGTGAGTTCTATAACCGCGAAACTGGTAAATATGAACTTAAAGGTGAAGGCGTAACTCGTACTTCTGAAGAAATGGTAACTTGGTATGAAGAAATGATTACTAAATACCCAATCATCTCTATTGAAGATGGCCTAGACGAAAATGACTGGGACGGATTCAAACTACTTACAGAACGTATTGGTGATCGCGTTCAATTAGTAGGTGACGATCTATTTGTAACTAACACAACTAAACTTAAAGAAGGTATCGAAAAAGGTATCGCTAACTCCATCCTAATCAAAGTTAACCAAATTGGTACTTTGACTGAAACATTGGATGCAATTGAAATGGCTAAACGCGCTGGCTACACTGCAGTTGTTTCCCACCGTTCTGGTGAAACAGAAGATTCCACAATCGCTGACATTGCAGTAGCTACAAACGCTGGTCAAATCAAAACTGGTGCGCCTACTCGTACTGACCGTGTTGCAAAATATAACCAATTACTCCGCATCGAAGACAATTTGGCTGATCTTGCTGAATATCATGGTAACGACACTTTCTACAACTTAAAAAAATAA
- the gpmI gene encoding 2,3-bisphosphoglycerate-independent phosphoglycerate mutase yields MSKSPVAIIILDGFGKRAETVGNAVAQANKPNFDRYWANFPHGELKAAGLDVGLPEGQMGNSEVGHTNIGAGRIVYQSLTRIDKAIEEGEFQKNKALNNAFTYTKENNSDLHLFGLLSDGGVHSHINHLVALLETAKDKGVKNVYIHAFLDGRDVAQQSSVEYLETLQKAISDLNYGAIATVSGRFYAMDRDKRWERVEKAYKAIVSAEGEKFEDPIELVKASYANDKNDEFVVPAIITKDGKPVATVKDNDAVIFFNFRPDRAIQLSNAFTDKEWEHFDRGENHPKNIKFVTMTLYNPSVDAEVAFEPIEMKNVIGEVLSNEGLAQLRIAETEKYPHVTFFMNGGRNEEFPGESRILINSPKVETYDLQPEMSAYEVTDALVEDIKNDKHDAIILNFANPDMVGHSGMLEPTIKAIEAVDENLGRVVDLILEKGGSAIIFADHGNSETMSTPEGKPHTAHTTVPVPVIVTKKGVTLREGGRLADVAPTMLDLLGVQKPAEMTGESLIQK; encoded by the coding sequence ATGAGTAAATCACCTGTAGCAATTATTATCCTCGATGGTTTTGGTAAACGTGCAGAAACAGTAGGTAATGCTGTAGCTCAAGCGAACAAACCAAACTTTGACCGTTATTGGGCTAATTTTCCTCACGGGGAACTTAAAGCTGCTGGACTTGACGTTGGTCTTCCGGAAGGTCAAATGGGTAACTCCGAAGTTGGCCATACTAATATCGGAGCCGGACGTATTGTCTACCAAAGCTTAACACGTATTGATAAAGCAATTGAAGAAGGCGAATTCCAAAAAAATAAAGCCCTAAACAATGCTTTCACTTATACAAAAGAAAACAACTCTGATCTACATTTGTTTGGCTTACTTTCAGACGGCGGTGTGCACAGTCACATTAATCATCTTGTTGCACTGCTTGAAACAGCCAAAGATAAAGGCGTGAAAAACGTTTACATCCATGCATTCCTTGATGGTCGTGACGTAGCTCAACAATCTTCCGTAGAGTACTTAGAAACATTACAAAAAGCGATTAGTGATTTAAACTATGGCGCGATTGCAACTGTTTCTGGCCGCTTCTACGCAATGGATCGTGACAAACGCTGGGAACGTGTTGAAAAAGCATATAAAGCAATCGTGAGTGCTGAAGGTGAAAAATTTGAAGATCCAATTGAACTTGTCAAAGCTTCTTACGCTAATGACAAAAATGATGAATTCGTTGTTCCAGCTATCATTACTAAAGATGGCAAACCTGTTGCAACAGTAAAAGACAACGATGCAGTTATTTTCTTCAATTTCCGTCCTGACCGCGCGATTCAACTTTCTAACGCATTCACTGATAAAGAATGGGAACATTTCGACCGTGGTGAAAATCATCCTAAAAACATCAAGTTCGTTACAATGACTCTATACAATCCAAGCGTTGATGCTGAAGTTGCTTTTGAGCCAATTGAAATGAAAAATGTAATCGGTGAAGTACTTTCTAATGAAGGCCTTGCGCAACTGCGTATTGCTGAAACAGAAAAATATCCGCATGTTACCTTCTTTATGAATGGTGGTCGAAATGAAGAATTCCCTGGTGAAAGCCGTATTCTTATCAATTCGCCAAAAGTAGAAACATACGATTTACAACCTGAAATGAGCGCGTATGAAGTAACCGACGCACTTGTGGAAGACATCAAAAACGACAAACACGATGCCATTATCTTAAACTTTGCAAACCCAGACATGGTTGGGCACTCAGGTATGCTTGAGCCAACTATCAAGGCAATCGAAGCAGTAGATGAAAACCTTGGCCGTGTAGTAGACCTTATTTTAGAAAAAGGTGGTTCAGCGATTATTTTCGCCGACCATGGTAACTCTGAAACAATGTCTACTCCAGAAGGAAAACCACACACAGCACACACTACCGTTCCAGTTCCAGTAATTGTAACGAAAAAAGGTGTAACGCTTCGTGAAGGTGGTCGTCTGGCTGACGTGGCACCAACAATGCTTGATTTGCTCGGCGTTCAAAAACCTGCCGAAATGACAGGCGAAAGTTTAATTCAAAAATAA
- the tpiA gene encoding triose-phosphate isomerase — translation MRKPIIAGNWKMNKTAAKAGQFAEDVKNNVPSSDAVESVVAAPALFLQELVRLTEGTNLRVSAQNCYFEDEGAFTGEISPFALADLGVSYVIIGHSERREYFHETDEDINKKAHAIFKHGMTPIICCGETLDQREAGQTDTWVRGQIRAALAGLTEEQVIKSVIAYEPIWAIGTGKSSTSADANETCAVIRAEVADAVSQKAADAVRIQYGGSVKPENIADYLAESDIDGALVGGASLEPASFLALLEAVK, via the coding sequence ATGCGTAAACCAATTATTGCTGGTAACTGGAAAATGAACAAAACGGCTGCAAAAGCTGGACAATTTGCAGAAGACGTAAAAAATAATGTGCCTTCAAGCGATGCTGTTGAATCAGTAGTCGCTGCACCGGCTTTATTTTTACAAGAATTAGTTCGTCTTACTGAAGGAACTAATCTACGTGTTTCTGCACAAAACTGTTATTTCGAAGACGAAGGTGCTTTCACAGGCGAAATTAGCCCGTTTGCACTTGCTGACTTAGGTGTTTCTTATGTTATTATCGGACACTCTGAACGTCGTGAGTATTTCCACGAAACAGACGAAGATATTAACAAAAAAGCACACGCAATCTTCAAACATGGCATGACACCAATCATTTGCTGTGGTGAAACACTTGATCAACGTGAAGCTGGTCAAACTGATACTTGGGTTCGTGGTCAAATCCGTGCAGCACTTGCTGGATTAACTGAAGAACAAGTAATCAAATCTGTTATTGCTTATGAACCAATTTGGGCAATCGGTACTGGGAAATCTTCCACAAGTGCTGATGCAAACGAAACTTGTGCAGTAATTCGTGCCGAAGTTGCTGACGCTGTATCTCAAAAAGCAGCAGACGCAGTTCGTATTCAATACGGCGGTAGCGTAAAACCTGAAAATATTGCTGATTATCTTGCAGAGTCCGACATTGACGGCGCTCTTGTAGGTGGAGCAAGCTTAGAACCAGCATCGTTCTTAGCATTATTGGAGGCAGTAAAATAA
- a CDS encoding phosphoglycerate kinase — MAKKVVTDLDLKDKKVLVRVDFNVPMKDGKITNDNRIVAALPTIEYILEQNGKAILFSHLGKVKTEEDKEGKSLRPVAARLSELLGKEVKFVPTTRGPELEKAIDELKDGEVLLFENTRFEDIDGKKESKNDPELGKYWASLGDVFVNDAFGTAHRAHASNVGIASNLESAAGFLMEKEIKFIGGVVDNPARPLVAILGGAKVSDKIGVIENLLTKADKVLVGGGMTFTFMAAQGQEIGKSLLEADKVELAKGLLEKAGDKLVLPVDAVVSKEFSNDAPFHTVDADSIPADEMGLDIGQATIDLFTKELQGAKTVVWNGPMGVFELSNFAKGTIGVCEAIANLTDATTIIGGGDSAAAAMDLGFADKFTHISTGGGASLEYLEGKELPGVASISDK, encoded by the coding sequence ATGGCTAAAAAAGTTGTAACTGATTTAGATTTAAAAGACAAAAAAGTTTTAGTTCGTGTTGACTTTAACGTGCCAATGAAAGACGGTAAAATTACCAACGATAACCGTATCGTAGCAGCACTTCCAACTATCGAATACATCTTAGAACAAAATGGTAAAGCAATCCTATTTTCTCACCTTGGAAAAGTAAAAACTGAAGAAGATAAAGAAGGAAAATCTCTTCGTCCAGTAGCCGCTCGTTTAAGCGAATTACTTGGAAAAGAAGTGAAATTCGTTCCTACTACTCGTGGTCCAGAACTTGAAAAAGCAATTGATGAGTTAAAAGACGGCGAAGTACTTCTTTTTGAAAATACACGTTTTGAAGATATTGATGGTAAAAAAGAAAGCAAAAATGATCCAGAACTTGGAAAATACTGGGCTAGCCTAGGCGACGTTTTCGTAAATGACGCTTTTGGTACTGCTCACCGTGCGCACGCGTCTAACGTTGGAATCGCTTCTAACTTAGAATCAGCGGCAGGATTTTTGATGGAGAAAGAAATCAAATTTATCGGCGGTGTAGTTGACAATCCAGCTCGTCCTCTAGTAGCAATCTTAGGTGGCGCTAAAGTTTCTGACAAAATCGGTGTTATTGAAAACTTACTTACAAAAGCAGACAAAGTACTTGTTGGTGGCGGAATGACTTTCACTTTCATGGCAGCTCAAGGTCAAGAAATCGGTAAATCTCTTCTAGAAGCAGATAAAGTCGAACTTGCTAAAGGCTTACTTGAAAAAGCTGGCGACAAATTAGTATTACCAGTTGATGCTGTTGTTTCTAAAGAATTCAGTAACGATGCTCCTTTCCATACAGTAGATGCAGATAGTATTCCTGCTGATGAAATGGGACTTGATATAGGTCAAGCAACAATCGACTTATTTACTAAAGAACTTCAAGGCGCTAAAACAGTTGTTTGGAATGGTCCAATGGGCGTATTCGAACTTAGCAACTTTGCTAAAGGTACAATTGGCGTTTGTGAAGCTATTGCAAACCTAACTGATGCAACTACAATTATCGGTGGTGGGGATTCTGCAGCAGCAGCTATGGACTTAGGTTTTGCTGACAAATTCACACATATTTCCACTGGTGGCGGTGCGTCTCTAGAATATCTTGAAGGTAAAGAGCTTCCTGGTGTTGCTTCCATTAGCGACAAATAA
- the gap gene encoding type I glyceraldehyde-3-phosphate dehydrogenase: MTVKVGINGFGRIGRLAFRRIQNVEGIEVVAINDLTDAKMLAHLLKYDTTQGRFDGEVEVHDGFFNVNGKEVKVLANRNPEELPWGDLGVDIVLECTGFFTAQDKAELHIKAGAKKVVISAPATGDMKTIVYNVNHETLDGTETVISGASCTTNCLAPMAKVLEDKFGVVEGLMTTIHAYTGDQNTLDAPHPKGDFRRARAAAENIIPNTTGAAKAIGEVLPSLKGKLDGAAQRVPVPTGSLTELVTVLDKKVTVDEVNAAMEAASDPETFGYTNDQVVSSDIKGMTFGSLFDETQTKVLTVGDQQLVKTVAWYDNEMSYTAQLVRTLEYFAKIAK; encoded by the coding sequence ATGACAGTTAAAGTTGGTATTAATGGTTTTGGACGTATCGGACGTCTAGCATTCCGTCGTATTCAAAATGTGGAAGGAATTGAAGTTGTTGCAATCAATGACTTAACAGACGCTAAAATGTTAGCTCACCTGTTAAAATATGATACAACTCAAGGCCGTTTCGACGGTGAAGTAGAAGTACATGATGGTTTCTTCAACGTAAACGGTAAAGAAGTTAAAGTATTAGCTAACCGTAACCCAGAAGAACTTCCATGGGGCGACCTAGGAGTAGACATCGTTCTAGAATGTACTGGTTTCTTCACAGCACAAGACAAAGCTGAATTACACATTAAAGCTGGCGCTAAAAAAGTTGTTATCTCCGCTCCAGCAACTGGCGACATGAAAACAATCGTTTACAATGTAAACCATGAAACATTAGACGGGACTGAAACAGTTATCTCTGGCGCAAGCTGTACTACTAACTGTTTAGCTCCAATGGCTAAAGTTTTAGAAGACAAATTTGGTGTTGTTGAAGGCCTAATGACTACAATTCACGCGTACACTGGTGACCAAAATACATTAGACGCTCCACATCCAAAAGGTGACTTCCGTCGTGCTCGTGCTGCTGCAGAAAATATCATCCCTAATACAACTGGTGCTGCAAAAGCTATCGGTGAAGTATTACCAAGCCTTAAAGGTAAATTAGACGGAGCTGCTCAACGTGTTCCAGTTCCAACTGGTTCCCTTACTGAATTAGTAACAGTTCTTGACAAAAAAGTAACTGTTGATGAAGTTAATGCAGCTATGGAAGCAGCTTCTGATCCAGAAACATTCGGTTATACTAATGACCAAGTTGTTTCTTCTGACATCAAAGGCATGACTTTCGGTTCATTATTTGATGAAACTCAAACAAAAGTTCTTACAGTTGGCGATCAACAATTAGTTAAAACTGTAGCTTGGTACGATAACGAAATGAGCTACACTGCTCAATTAGTACGTACTTTAGAATACTTTGCAAAAATTGCTAAATAA
- a CDS encoding sugar-binding transcriptional regulator, producing MSDLINIQKKLLPDVLMIMQKRYQILRSIYFSEPVGRRTLAGMLGMSERVLRGEVEFLKAQGLVEIASSGMTVTKEGLIVFRDLESVMNQLSGLHSMEEQLAKKLQIKKCLVVQGDSDDTPWVREEMGRVAVEQLDMALTEKRNIVAVMGGSTMATVAEMMTTDFAKGRELLFVPGRGGIGEDLDNQANTICDKMATKTNTKHRVLYVPEQLGEEAYRSLLKEPAIQEGLRLVQSANAIILGIGDALAMAKRRHTGEDVLEKIIHRKAVGEAFGYYFDEQGEVVHKVPTFGLQFEDLAQIPHIIAVAGGTSKAKAIKSYMKSAPKNTILITDEGAAKTLLKGSNTLLK from the coding sequence ATGTCAGACTTAATTAACATTCAGAAAAAGTTATTGCCCGACGTTTTAATGATTATGCAAAAACGCTATCAAATCCTACGCTCGATTTATTTTTCTGAACCAGTTGGGAGACGTACACTTGCCGGAATGTTAGGCATGAGTGAACGAGTCCTGCGAGGTGAAGTTGAATTTTTGAAAGCACAAGGATTAGTAGAAATTGCTTCATCCGGAATGACCGTTACAAAAGAAGGATTGATTGTTTTTCGTGATTTAGAAAGCGTGATGAATCAACTTTCAGGGTTACATTCGATGGAAGAGCAATTAGCAAAAAAACTGCAAATCAAAAAATGCTTGGTAGTGCAAGGTGATAGTGATGATACTCCATGGGTTCGCGAAGAAATGGGACGTGTGGCAGTAGAACAATTAGACATGGCGCTCACTGAAAAAAGAAATATCGTCGCAGTTATGGGCGGCTCTACAATGGCAACTGTTGCGGAAATGATGACAACAGATTTTGCAAAAGGAAGAGAATTACTGTTCGTTCCCGGTCGTGGAGGTATTGGTGAAGACCTTGACAATCAAGCGAATACAATTTGTGACAAGATGGCAACAAAGACGAACACCAAGCACCGCGTTCTCTATGTACCTGAACAGCTTGGCGAAGAAGCCTACCGTTCCTTACTGAAAGAACCGGCAATTCAAGAAGGCTTACGATTAGTACAATCCGCAAATGCAATTATTTTAGGCATAGGTGATGCGCTCGCAATGGCGAAACGCAGACATACCGGCGAAGATGTACTTGAAAAAATCATCCATCGTAAAGCCGTTGGTGAAGCATTTGGCTATTATTTTGATGAACAAGGCGAGGTTGTACATAAAGTTCCTACATTCGGTCTTCAATTTGAAGACTTAGCGCAAATCCCGCATATCATCGCTGTAGCAGGTGGTACATCGAAAGCCAAAGCTATCAAATCGTATATGAAAAGTGCTCCGAAAAATACGATTTTAATCACGGATGAAGGAGCAGCAAAGACGCTTTTAAAAGGGAGTAATACCCTTTTGAAATAA
- the rpoN gene encoding RNA polymerase factor sigma-54 — translation MRLESNFVQKQQQKQSLKLNMTQQLSQSIAMLQFATADLMAFLEDKALENPLIEVIPGSDIGADFSYSSRKSSGSSDDTDWLEQIADNKLTLADALKEQLQLMNVTQTHKIIVLYLIESLSDNGYLQIDLNDVAAALLMDDSNILEGLEILQSMEPAGVGARDARECILLQIERSPDAPYIAYDVIQKFFTEFAEKKWKKIATEMDVTLQDIQEVSDYIQTLNPKPGSEFESERVQYVVPDLILLQNDNDLVVTLAKQFLPQVRFQSAYYETMRATEEKDVAQFLREKAGEFDWIKKGIEQRESTLQRVGEAIVQHQKAYFLDNSAHLQPLTLKEVAEELDVHESTVSRAVNGKYMETSTGVYELRRFFASGLQKKSSDNEDLGDVSSTTIKKMVQEFVAAENKLKPLSDQKIVDMLAEKEIQVSRRAIAKYRLELNIPSSSKRKRF, via the coding sequence AATTAAATATGACGCAACAATTGTCACAGTCTATTGCTATGCTACAATTTGCAACAGCTGATTTAATGGCATTTTTAGAAGATAAAGCACTTGAGAACCCATTAATTGAAGTGATTCCAGGCTCAGATATTGGAGCAGATTTTTCCTATAGTAGCCGTAAAAGTTCTGGAAGTTCAGATGATACAGACTGGCTAGAACAAATTGCGGATAACAAGCTAACATTAGCTGATGCGCTAAAAGAACAGCTCCAGTTGATGAACGTGACTCAAACACACAAAATTATTGTTTTATATTTAATAGAAAGTTTAAGTGATAATGGTTATTTGCAAATCGACTTAAACGATGTCGCTGCGGCACTTTTGATGGATGATTCAAATATTTTAGAAGGGCTTGAAATCTTACAAAGTATGGAGCCAGCTGGTGTTGGTGCTAGAGATGCGCGCGAATGTATTTTGCTGCAAATCGAACGTTCCCCAGATGCTCCTTATATTGCATATGATGTTATCCAAAAATTCTTCACGGAATTCGCTGAAAAGAAATGGAAGAAAATTGCTACTGAAATGGATGTCACTTTGCAAGATATCCAAGAAGTATCTGATTATATTCAAACATTAAATCCTAAGCCTGGTTCTGAATTTGAATCCGAGCGTGTCCAATACGTTGTGCCAGACTTAATTTTATTACAAAACGATAATGACCTTGTCGTTACACTTGCAAAACAATTTTTACCACAAGTTCGCTTTCAATCTGCATACTACGAAACGATGCGCGCAACAGAAGAAAAAGACGTGGCCCAATTTTTACGTGAAAAAGCCGGAGAATTCGATTGGATAAAAAAAGGCATCGAACAGCGGGAAAGTACATTGCAACGAGTTGGTGAGGCAATCGTCCAACACCAAAAAGCCTATTTCTTAGATAACTCAGCCCATTTACAACCATTAACTTTGAAAGAAGTAGCGGAAGAACTTGATGTACACGAATCTACCGTTAGCCGAGCGGTCAATGGTAAATACATGGAAACAAGCACTGGTGTTTATGAATTGAGACGTTTTTTCGCATCTGGTTTACAGAAAAAATCTTCTGATAATGAAGACTTAGGCGATGTTTCCAGTACAACCATCAAAAAAATGGTGCAAGAATTTGTTGCAGCAGAGAACAAACTAAAACCACTTTCTGATCAAAAAATTGTAGATATGCTCGCAGAAAAAGAAATTCAAGTTTCTAGAAGAGCTATTGCTAAATATCGTTTAGAACTAAACATCCCTTCATCATCCAAAAGAAAAAGATTTTAA